A window from Citrus sinensis cultivar Valencia sweet orange chromosome 3, DVS_A1.0, whole genome shotgun sequence encodes these proteins:
- the LOC102614337 gene encoding actin-depolymerizing factor 1 isoform X1 has protein sequence MQANSSSGMAVHDECKLKFLELKAKRSYRFIVFKIEEKIQQVTVEKLGEPNESYEDFTASLPADECRYAVYDFDFTTDENCQKSKIFFVAWSPDTSRIRSKMLYASSKDRFRRELDGVQVELQATDPSEMSLDIVKSRAL, from the exons ATGCAGGCAAATTCCTCATCGGGGATGGCTGTGCATGATGAGTGTAAGCTGAAGTTCTTGGAACTAAAAGCAAAGCGGAGTTACCGATTCATTGTGTTCAAAATAGAGGAAAAAATTCAACAGGTGACCGTCGAGAAACTGGGAGAACCTAATGAAAGCTACGAGGATTTCACTGCCAGTTTGCCAGCTGATGAGTGCCGCTACGCCGTCTATGATTTCGATTTCACCACTGATGAGAATTGCCAAAAGAGCAAGATTTTCTTCGTTGCATG GTCTCCAGATACATCAAGGATCAGGAGTAAAATGTTGTATGCTAGTTCAAAAGATAGGTTCAGAAGAGAATTGGATGGGGTTCAAGTCGAGTTGCAAGCTACTGATCCTAGCGAGATGAGCTTGGACATTGTTAAATCACGAGCACTCTAA
- the LOC102614337 gene encoding actin-depolymerizing factor 1 isoform X2, producing MANSSSGMAVHDECKLKFLELKAKRSYRFIVFKIEEKIQQVTVEKLGEPNESYEDFTASLPADECRYAVYDFDFTTDENCQKSKIFFVAWSPDTSRIRSKMLYASSKDRFRRELDGVQVELQATDPSEMSLDIVKSRAL from the exons ATG GCAAATTCCTCATCGGGGATGGCTGTGCATGATGAGTGTAAGCTGAAGTTCTTGGAACTAAAAGCAAAGCGGAGTTACCGATTCATTGTGTTCAAAATAGAGGAAAAAATTCAACAGGTGACCGTCGAGAAACTGGGAGAACCTAATGAAAGCTACGAGGATTTCACTGCCAGTTTGCCAGCTGATGAGTGCCGCTACGCCGTCTATGATTTCGATTTCACCACTGATGAGAATTGCCAAAAGAGCAAGATTTTCTTCGTTGCATG GTCTCCAGATACATCAAGGATCAGGAGTAAAATGTTGTATGCTAGTTCAAAAGATAGGTTCAGAAGAGAATTGGATGGGGTTCAAGTCGAGTTGCAAGCTACTGATCCTAGCGAGATGAGCTTGGACATTGTTAAATCACGAGCACTCTAA